The stretch of DNA GTGGATTGATCAGAAATGATGAACACGGTTTTACGGCGATTAAGTCCCTCCTGGACAAGGTCTACCATGCCGGCCGAGGTGTACATCGAAATGATTGTGTATAAGGCCAGCTGCAAATCGACCAGATAGGCAGAGGCCAGGATGACCAGCACGTTTGTGGCCAAGAGAACCCCTCCAACGCTGTAGGAGTAATATTTGTTAACAACTACGGCGATGATGTCTGTTCCGCCTAAAGAACCCCGATTGTTAAACACCAGGCCAGAACCCAGTCCACTTAAGGCTCCGCCGAAGATAGCCGCGAGGAGAACGTCTTGGACAGGGAAAACCCAGATTGATGTCAGTGACAGGAATACGCTTAAACTGAGCATGCCGACCAGACTTAAAAGGATAAAGTGGCGGTTAACGTATTTTAGCCCCAGCAGAAAAATTGGCAGATTGAGCAAGAGGATGCTCAGGCTGGTAGAGATTCCAAACAAGTAGTTAAGGATCAG from Bacillota bacterium encodes:
- a CDS encoding YitT family protein, producing MQGIWQQTRRTLGILLGSFIISLAINGLFIPHHLLSGGVMGVALILNYLFGISTSLSILLLNLPIFLLGLKYVNRHFILLSLVGMLSLSVFLSLTSIWVFPVQDVLLAAIFGGALSGLGSGLVFNNRGSLGGTDIIAVVVNKYYSYSVGGVLLATNVLVILASAYLVDLQLALYTIISMYTSAGMVDLVQEGLNRRKTVFIISDQSTAIANAILTQLNRGVTYLQGEGAYSHSQKQILYCVVTTLQLARLKEIVREIDPQAFMSVTDTREVLGKGFHHRDFD